AGGGCGAGCGGCTCTACGCCCTCAAGGGCGAGGTCCCCGAGGGTGAGCACGTCGTGCCGCTGGGCAAGGCGGACGTGAAGCGCGAGGGCACGGACGTCACCCTCATCACCTGGAGCCGCATGTACTACTTCTGCATGCAGGCGGCGGAGGAGCTGGCGAAGGAGGGCATCAGCGCGGAGGTGCTCGACCTGCGCACGCTGCGTCCCCTGGACGAGGAGGCCATCCTCGCCAGCGTGCGCAAGACGAACCGCGTGGTCATCGTCGAGGAGGGCTGGGCGCTGGCGGGCATCGGCGCGTCCGTGGTGGACATCATCCAGTCCAAGGCGTTCGACGACCTGGACGCGCCGGTGGAGCGCGTCACGGGACTCGATGTGAACATGTCGTACGCGGCGAACCTGGAGAACGCGACCCAACCGGACGCGCCCAAGATCGTCGCGGCCGTCAAGAAGGTGCTGTACCGCCAGGGAGCCTGAACCCGTATGGCCACGCCCATCCAGATGCCGAGCCTGTCCCCGACGATGACGGAGGGGAAGATCGTCAAGTGGCTGAAGAAGCCAGGGGACAAGGTCTCCTCCGGTGAGGCCATCGCCGAGCTGGAGACGGACAAGTCCAACCTCGAGATCGAGGCCTACGACGACGGCTACCTGCTCCAGATCGTCGTCGGGGAGAACCAGACGGCCCCCGTCGGCGCGCCCATCGCGTACATCGGCGCCCAGGGCGAGAAGGTGGCGGGAGGACCCGCCGCGCCCGTCGCTGCCGCCGCGCCCGCGCCGGCACCCGCACCCGCTCCGGCTCCCGTGGCCGCGGCGTCGGCGGGTTCGGAGGGTCGCATCGCCATCCAGATGCCGAGCCTGTCCCCGACGATGACGGAGGGGAAGATCGTCAAGTGGCTGAAGAAGCCAGGGGACAAGGTCTCCTCCGGCGAGGCCATCGCCGAGCTGGAGACGGACAAGTCCAACCTCGAGATCGAGGCCTACGACGACGGCACGTTGGCGGAGATCGTCGTCGGGGAGAACCAGACGGCGCCGGTGGGCTCGCCCATCGCGTACCTGACGGCGAAGGGCGCCAAGGCCGCCGCGCCCGCTCCGGCCGCGAAGCCCGCGGCGCCCGCACCGGCGCAGCCCGTGGCCGCGCAGGCGCCCGTCGCGAAGGCTCCGCAGGCGCCCGCGTCCCCCGCGGGACGACGCCTGCGCGCCAGTCCGCTGGCGAAGAAGATCGCCCGTGACCGGGGCCTGGACATCCACCAGGTCCAGGGGTCGGGGCCGTCCGGTCGCGTGGTGAAGCGCGACATCGAGGCGGCGCTGGCCCGGGGGGGTGCGGCGCCGGTTGCCGCGCCCGCCGCGAAGAAGGCGCCCACGGCGCCGGTGGCCGCCCGCGCGGAGGCCCGGACGGAGCCGCTGTCCTCCATGCGCAAGGTCATCGCCCAGCGGATGACGGAGGTGAAGCCGGGCGTGCCGCACTTCTATCTCACCATCGAGGTGGAGATGGACGCGGCGGTGAAGGTCCGCGAGGAGGCCAAGGCGATGGACCTCAAGGTCTCCGTCAACGACCTCATCGTGAAGGCCGTGGCCATGGCCGTGCGCCGCTACCCGAAGATCAACGTGTCGCTCCAGGGCGACCAGGTCATCCACCACGGCTCGGTGGACGTGGGCATCGCGGTGGCGCTGGAGCAGGGCCTCATCACGCCCATCGTCCGGGACGCGGACCAGAAGGGGCTGCAGCAGCTGTCCACGGAGATCCGCGAGCTGGCGGAGCGCGCGCGCAAGCGGGCCCTCAAGCCGGACGAGTACTCCGGCGGCTCCATCACCGTGAGCAACCTGGGCATGTACGGCATCGACCAGTTCGCGGCCATCATCAACCCGCCGCAGGCGTCCATCCTCGCGGTGGGCGTGGTGACGGACAAGGCGGTGGTGCGAGACGGGCAGATCGTCGCGCGCAAGATGATGTCGGCGACGTTGTCGTGTGACCACCGCATCGTCGACGGCGCCATCGGGGCCGAGTTCATGCGGGAGCTGCGGGGCCTGCTGGAGCACCCGACGCGGCTGCTGTTCTAGGCCGTGTCCGCCGTCCCCGTGCCGCCGCGCTGGCGCACGGGGACGGGGCGGGCGCGTGCTATCGCCGTGTCCGGCCGGGGTCGCCGGACTCCTCTTCTTCTTCCAGACGTCGCTGCTCGCGGGTCACGCTCGCCTGCTGCTCGCGAGGCGTGCCGGTGGGCAGCTCGTGCTCGTCTTCGAGCGAGCGTCCGGTGATGCCCGGCCAGGGCTCCGGTCGCGTGCCCTCCACGTGCTCGATGTGCTCGACGTAGTCGCCGTCGCGCTTCGCGTTGCGCGGCACGTCGTCCTTCGTGTCCTGGTGCGCCATGACGCGTTCCTCCTTCGGCCTGGGTGAATGGCGGGGGCCTGGAAGTACGGTGGGGGCCGTGCGGGAGGGTTGTCACCCGGGGGGACGATGCAGGCCCGGCCCCATGCTCGCTGGGCGGGCGCGAAAAAAGACCAGCAGGTCTTTCGGTT
This sequence is a window from Myxococcus stipitatus. Protein-coding genes within it:
- a CDS encoding pyruvate dehydrogenase complex dihydrolipoamide acetyltransferase, with amino-acid sequence MATPIQMPSLSPTMTEGKIVKWLKKPGDKVSSGEAIAELETDKSNLEIEAYDDGYLLQIVVGENQTAPVGAPIAYIGAQGEKVAGGPAAPVAAAAPAPAPAPAPAPVAAASAGSEGRIAIQMPSLSPTMTEGKIVKWLKKPGDKVSSGEAIAELETDKSNLEIEAYDDGTLAEIVVGENQTAPVGSPIAYLTAKGAKAAAPAPAAKPAAPAPAQPVAAQAPVAKAPQAPASPAGRRLRASPLAKKIARDRGLDIHQVQGSGPSGRVVKRDIEAALARGGAAPVAAPAAKKAPTAPVAARAEARTEPLSSMRKVIAQRMTEVKPGVPHFYLTIEVEMDAAVKVREEAKAMDLKVSVNDLIVKAVAMAVRRYPKINVSLQGDQVIHHGSVDVGIAVALEQGLITPIVRDADQKGLQQLSTEIRELAERARKRALKPDEYSGGSITVSNLGMYGIDQFAAIINPPQASILAVGVVTDKAVVRDGQIVARKMMSATLSCDHRIVDGAIGAEFMRELRGLLEHPTRLLF